The following are encoded in a window of Congzhengia minquanensis genomic DNA:
- the pth gene encoding aminoacyl-tRNA hydrolase produces the protein MFVILGIGNPGKKYDGTRHNIGFIAMDYMSAKYGIKINKIKHKSLIGEGNIAGEKVLLVKPQTFVNLSGEALREICSYYKVPAENVIVIHDDVSLPCGRLRIRKKGSDGGHNGIKSIIYQLASDEFTRIKIGVGAPPENYDLPDWVLGRFSKEEVSHLSKLVDCVVEEVVPEIIRSGAESAMNNYNGKVF, from the coding sequence ATGTTTGTTATTTTAGGCATTGGAAATCCGGGAAAGAAATATGACGGGACAAGACACAACATTGGATTTATCGCAATGGATTATATGTCAGCCAAATATGGCATAAAAATAAATAAGATCAAGCACAAATCCCTCATCGGCGAGGGGAATATCGCGGGCGAAAAAGTGCTTTTGGTAAAACCCCAGACCTTTGTAAACCTTTCAGGGGAAGCTTTAAGGGAAATTTGTTCCTACTACAAGGTTCCGGCGGAAAATGTGATTGTCATTCACGACGACGTGAGCCTTCCCTGTGGCAGGCTCAGAATTCGCAAAAAGGGCAGCGACGGCGGCCACAATGGAATTAAGTCTATCATCTACCAGCTTGCGTCCGACGAATTCACCAGAATTAAAATCGGCGTGGGCGCGCCGCCGGAAAATTATGACTTGCCAGACTGGGTTTTGGGCCGGTTTTCAAAAGAAGAGGTTTCCCATCTGTCAAAACTGGTGGATTGTGTGGTGGAGGAGGTCGTGCCCGAAATTATTAGAAGCGGTGCGGAAAGCGCAATGAACAACTATAACGGGAAGGTATTTTAA
- a CDS encoding O-methyltransferase codes for MSQIVYDYIEDYLNRSLKQNEPFFEELRNFAEKNHIYIVKPQVEQFLKTFLFAARPSRILEVGTAIGYSALMMLSCLPQAHITTIERDEAVLAMAKENIKKRGAEENIRCIFGDAGEVLENLNAAFDLVFLDAAKGQYQTHFNLCLAKMNPGGVIITDDVLYMGMTASDKLATKKHITITRRLREFLSYLCANERFETTVLPIGDGVAVTYIKE; via the coding sequence ATGAGCCAAATTGTTTATGACTATATTGAAGATTATTTAAACCGCAGCCTGAAACAAAACGAGCCTTTTTTTGAGGAGCTGCGGAACTTTGCAGAAAAAAACCACATCTATATTGTAAAACCCCAGGTGGAACAGTTTTTAAAAACGTTTTTGTTTGCCGCCCGTCCCAGCCGGATTTTAGAGGTGGGAACTGCCATTGGCTACAGTGCGCTTATGATGCTGTCCTGTCTGCCCCAGGCGCATATCACCACCATTGAGCGGGATGAAGCCGTGCTTGCCATGGCAAAGGAGAATATCAAAAAGCGGGGTGCGGAGGAGAACATCCGCTGCATTTTCGGCGACGCAGGCGAGGTATTGGAAAATTTAAACGCAGCATTCGACCTTGTGTTTTTAGACGCGGCAAAGGGGCAATATCAAACCCACTTTAACCTGTGCCTTGCCAAAATGAATCCCGGCGGCGTGATTATTACAGACGACGTGCTGTATATGGGCATGACCGCGTCGGACAAACTGGCAACGAAAAAACACATCACCATCACCCGCAGGCTCAGGGAGTTTTTAAGCTACCTGTGCGCAAACGAACGGTTTGAAACCACCGTTCTGCCAATCGGCGACGGGGTGGCGGTGACTTATATAAAGGAATGA